The proteins below are encoded in one region of Brassica napus cultivar Da-Ae chromosome A6, Da-Ae, whole genome shotgun sequence:
- the BNAA06G36820D gene encoding uncharacterized protein BNAA06G36820D, producing the protein MKVDTDSVLVPLSVFIAVGYHVFLWNTFKHNPSRTSLGIDSSKRKSWFRDIKEGDDKTGMLAVQSLRNKKMVTILTASVSILILLSLAAVTNNAFKASHLFTTADDIVFGSKNPTIFVLKYASTSLLLAVSFFFSSLAVSYLMDANFLINAIAKKHEGDCDYELTGTGSFREYTRLVLERGFFMAMIGNRVMCVSVPLLLWMFGPLPVFVSSLGLVWVLYQIDFPAVATISVCK; encoded by the exons ATGAAAGTGGACACAGACAGTGTTTTAGTGCCCTTGAGTGTGTTCATAGCAGTGGGATATCATGTCTTCCTCTGGAACACCTTCAAGCACAATCCTTCCCGTACTTCTCTTGGCATCGATTCCTCCAAACGCAAATCTTGGTTCCGTGACATCAAAGAG GGTGACGATAAAACAGGGATGCTGGCAGTGCAAAGCTTGAGGAACAAAAAAATGGTTACAATTCTCACTGCTTCAGTCTCCATTCTTATTTTGCTTTCTCTAGCTGCCGTTACTAACAACGCGTTCAAAGCGAGCCACCTCTTCACAACTGCGGACGACATTGTTTTTGGCTCCAAAAATCCTACAATCTTCGTCCTGAAGTATGCATCTACCTCTCTGCTTCTTGCAGTGAGCTTTTTCTTCAGCTCACTTGCCGTGAGTTACTTGATGGATGCCAATTTTCTCATAAACGCGATTGCTAAAAAGCATGAAGGAGACTGCGATTATGAATTGACGGGGACTGGATCGTTTAGGGAGTATACAAGATTAGTGTTGGAGAGAGGGTTTTTTATGGCTATGATTGGGAATAGAGTTATGTGCGTTTCTGTACCGCTATTGCTATGGATGTTTGGGCCGTTACCAGTGTTTGTGTCTTCACTAGGCCTTGTTTGGGTATTGTACCAGATTGATTTTCCGGCAGTCGCCACAATTTCCGTTTGTAAATga
- the LOC106352493 gene encoding zinc finger protein AZF3 → MALEALNSPRIASPVPTLFEEHWTKRKRSKRSRSDHLHRLTEEEYLAFCLMLLARDGDRHHVEEEKTVYKCGVCDKVFLSYQALGGHKASHRNLSSGGDVKPTTPSAVKSHVCSICHKSFATGQALGGHKRCHYDGSSSVVSNSEGVGSTSHVSRGFDLNITPVNEFSPDDEVLSPLPSKKLRLK, encoded by the coding sequence ATGGCGCTTGAAGCTCTAAATTCACCGAGGATAGCTTCTCCAGTCCCGACTCTGTTCGAGGAGCACTGGACCAAACGTAAGCGGTCCAAAAGATCCAGATCTGATCATCTCCACCGTCTCACCGAGGAAGAATACCTCGCTTTCTGCCTCATGCTTCTTGCTCGCGACGGCGACCGCCATCACGTGGAGGAGGAAAAGACCGTTTACAAGTGCGGCGTTTGTGACAAGGTGTTTCTCTCTTACCAAGCTCTCGGCGGTCACAAGGCGAGTCACCGGAATCTGTCCAGCGGTGGAGATGTTAAGCCGACGACGCCGTCCGCCGTGAAGTCTCACGTTTGCTCGATATGTCATAAATCATTCGCCACCGGTCAAGCTCTTGGCGGCCACAAGCGGTGCCACTATGATGGAAGTAGTAGCGTTGTTTCGAATTCTGAAGGTGTGGGGTCTACTAGCCACGTCAGCCGTGGATTCGACCTTAACATCACCCCCGTAAATGAATTCTCGCCGGACGATGAAGTGTTGAGCCCCTTGCCGTCGAAGAAGCTCCGCCTCAAGTAA
- the LOC106352492 gene encoding LOW QUALITY PROTEIN: QWRF motif-containing protein 9 (The sequence of the model RefSeq protein was modified relative to this genomic sequence to represent the inferred CDS: inserted 1 base in 1 codon) encodes MTPSFNARPKQSKATRPPPLELPSAVAHRPPQRRDVASRYLEPTSSSSSSLLQSSPYSTAKRCESPNVTRTNRPATPSSSVATNRPQSTGRRQPVTLSRGGGGAAERMLLTSGRSLFASFQANENISKLYPSPPPKSNLSDQWPRSSLQPNCLSRSVDFTETLKKPKGSCNSVARALHNSSNSMIPRKIFEQXSTTMIPKLEQITRPWMFGMTPSARGASIARGLSPSRGISPSGRMVSPLRVRKKEKSRENGGVADDAHVLKLLHNRLLQWRFANARASPVFSAQKMTTEKRLYNSRISISKLYDSVRAKRIETQRLKLNLKLIFILNRQMGNLEEWLVVERDYVSSLVGAAEGLKGSTLCLPVDCVAKVNGQSVKDAISSAVDVMQAMASSICMLLPKVEKISCLAADLARVNIKEQEMLDVSRELLNTISALQVKECSLETQAMQLHH; translated from the exons ATGACTCCTTCTTTCAACGCCAGACCTAAGCAGAGCAAAGCTACGAGGCCCCCGCCGTTGGAACTGCCGAGCGCCGTTGCTCATCGCCCCCCACAAAGGCGAGATGTAGCTTCGCGATACCTGGAGccaacctcttcttcttcttcttctttactccAGTCATCACCGTACTCGACAGCTAAGAGATGTGAATCGCCGAACGTTACAAGAACGAATCGACCGGCGACTCCCTCTTCTTCTGTGGCTACAAACCGGCCGCAATCGACGGGGCGGAGACAGCCGGTGACACTCTCACGTGGAGGTGGTGGTGCAGCGGAGAGAATGTTGTTGACTTCTGGGAGAAGCTTGTTCGCCTCGTTTCAAGCGAATGAGAACATATCAAAGCTATATCCATCGCCGCCGCCAAAGTCGAACCTCTCTGATCAATGGCCTAGGTCGTCTCTCCAACCTAACTGTCTCAGTAGAAGCGTAGACTTCACGGAAACGTTGAAGAAACCAAAAGGATCTTGCAATAGCGTAGCTAGAGCTCTGCATAATTCATCCAATTCCATGATCCCTCGGAAGATCTTTGAGC ATTCCACCACGATGATTCCAAAGCTTGAGCAGATTACTCGACCTTGGATGTTTGGTATGACTCCAAGTGCTAGGGGAGCCAGCATCGCCAGGGGACTAAGCCCTTCCAGAGGGATTAGTCCTTCAGGGAGGATGGTGAGCCCACTTAGagtgagaaagaaagagaagagcaGAGAGAATGGTGGTGTTGCAGATGATGCTCACGTGTTAAAGCTCTTGCATAATAGGCTGCTGCAGTGGCGATTTGCTAATGCACGAGCAAGTCCTGTTTTCTCTGCACAGAAGATGACAACAGAG AAAAGATTGTACAACTCAAGGATAAGCATCTCTAAGCTGTATGATTCCGTCAGAGCGAAAAGAATCGAAACGCAGCGCCTTAAGCTGAATTTGAAATTGATATTTATTCTCAATAGGCAG ATGGGAAATCTAGAAGAGTGGCTTGTTGTGGAGAGGGATTATGTGAGTTCTTTAGTAGGAGCTGCAGAAGGGTTGAAAGGCAGCACGCTTTGTCTACCTGTTGATTGCGTGGCAAAG GTAAATGGACAAAGTGTTAAAGATGCCATTTCTTCAGCAGTTGATGTTATGCAGGCAATGGCTTCTTCCATATGCATGTTGCTGCCAAAG GTAGAGAAAATAAGTTGCTTGGCAGCAGACCTTGCTCGTGTGAATATCAAGGAGCAAGAGATGCTTGACGTTTCCAGAGAACTCCTAAACACAATTTCTGCTCTGCAG GTAAAGGAATGCAGTTTGGAGACACAGGCTATGCAACTACACCACTAA
- the BNAA06G36850D gene encoding uncharacterized protein BNAA06G36850D yields MAGLRWREWWNTMAFPTRRIWNRFTVRVGLRHSGLLRLQNDVSSCEYEDIHIMWNLLHKIEEPTPTPARVARIKQRKKACWNLFGSYLCQRF; encoded by the exons ATGGCCGGCCTCAGATGGAGAGAATGGTGGAACACGATGGCGTTCCCAACCCGGCGAATCTGGAATCGTTTCACCGTTCGCGTTGGATTACGCCACAGTG GACTCTTGAGGTTACAAAACGACGTGAGTTCTTGTGAGTACGAAGACATACACATTATGTGGAATCTGTTACACAAGATTGAAGAACCGACACCAACACCGGCACGTGTTGCACGAATCAAACAAAGGAAGAAAGCTTGTTGGAATCTCTTCGGTTCATATCTTTGCCAAAGATTCTGA
- the LOC106352491 gene encoding protein SYM1, with product MNIIALSKRLYSPPFSGYRSLHGGINDALSKTVFSGPIMGRSVHHLRKAGSFVVPRVLFVSRNLSTNVSSSKQPAFLRWYLKKVESHPFITKSVTTSLIYMAADLTSQMITMKPSGSYDLIRTARMASFGLIFLGPSQHLWFSYLSRILPKRDVLTTVKKIMMGQALFGPFSNTVFYSYNAALQGENSEEILARLKRDLLPTLKNGLLYWPVCDFVTFKYVPVHLQPLMNSSCAYIWTIYLTYMANQTKADS from the exons ATGAACATCATTGCCTTGAGCAAACGTCTATACTCGCCTCCATTCTCCGGTTACCGTTCTCTGCACGGAGGAATCAACGATGCGCTCTCAAAAACTGTGTTCTCGGGTCCGATCATGGGACGATCCGTTCACCACCTCCGCAAGGCCGGGAGCTTCGTCGTCCCTCGTGTCTTGTTCGTGTCGCGAAACCTATCGACGAATGTTTCTTCTTCGAAACAACCAGCGTTTCTACGGTGGTATTTGAAAAAAGTGGAGTCGCACCCTTTCATCACTAAGAGCGTTACTACTTCCCTCATTTATATGGCCGCCGATCTCACTTCTCAG ATGATCACGATGAAGCCATCTGGTTCTTATGACCTGATAAGAACAGCCAGAATGGCTAGCTTTGGGTTGATATTTCTCGGGCCGTCACAGCATCTTTGGTTCAGTTATCTTTCTAGAATACTGCCAAAGCGTGATGTGTTGACAACcgttaagaaaataatgatggGGCAGGCTCTTTTCGGACCTTTTAGCAACACGGTCTTCTATTCCTATAATGCTGCTTTACAAG GtgaaaattctgaggaaattttGGCAAGATTGAAGCGGGATCTTCTGCCTACATTGAAAAATGGACTTTTGTATTGGCCAGTCTGTGATTTTGTGACATTCAAGTATGTGCCCGTTCATCTCCAG CCATTGATGAATAGCTCGTGTGCATATATATGGACGATATATTTGACGTATATGGCAAACCAGACGAAAGCAGACAGCTGA
- the LOC106349546 gene encoding transcription initiation factor TFIID subunit 4b isoform X2, which yields MDPSIFKLLEEDEDESMHSGADVDAFQAALNRDIEVQGNSQSPTEQFTTWTNGIRDSTINLHTQHSTHMKEELQGSRVENQHQRADESHPQDLHQAGQRWENPSQVPHPTEKNLTGNQVSESQYSKLQKMSSQQARGVEQPVNPINRNPKQVPFAALLPTLISQLDKDRAMQLRTLYSRLKKNEIPKEGFTRHVKEIVGDQMLRMAVSKLQQVGLNQGKMGIQAPTEINNKKSESDPRGVVHLNQLPPSTGSSVPVQGFTNHPQHNQMQRPPSSFPMYTSSGSFHSFPGPSTNVSGSSLRPHLHDSHMRHVALNQAVGSTGLGAPSQSTTNMMTAPKFERPASVNDPSRVQGGATSHFQNSSSLPLNSVPSQGSSLSHVKQESVEQSFEQNKAAPGTSKEDLEKESCRMVLSAPSNIDANTSMNARGPLGTSQAGFNARMPPKKPTVGQKKPLETLGSSPPPPSKKQKVVQNSMDQSIEQLNDVTAVSGVNLREEEEQLFSGGKEDSRVSEASRRVVHEEEERLILQKSPLHKMLAEIMAKVGLKQISNDVERCLSLCVEERMRGLLSHIIRLSKQRVDTEKSRHRTFITSDIRLQINEMNHKMKEEWEKKQAEAEKLKKSSESEEGDGGVDSEKEKEDNRSKGLKGNKEDDDKMRATAANVAARAAVGGDDTFLKWQLMAEARQKSVSETGKDGNQKTTSGGGRNSKERQDGGRRFSGPGGRRLGKNQGPSLQPKVVRTISVKDVVAVLEREPQMSKSTLMYRLIQ from the exons atGGATCCTTCAATTTTCAAGCTCCTCGAAGAAGACGAG GATGAATCGATGCATTCGGGAGCTGATGTAGACGCCTTCCAGGCCGCTCTTAATCGAGATATTGAAG TGCAAGGCAACAGCCAGTCTCCCACTGAACAGTTTACCACATGGACTAATGGTATCCGAGATTCTACCATCAATCTCCATACGCAACACAGCACCCATATGAAGGAGGAACTACAAGGATCACGTGTAGAAAATCAACACCAACGCGCTGATGAATCTCATCCTCAAGACCTCCACCAAGCAGGTCAGCGCTGGGAGAATCCTTCACAGGTGCCCCACCCAACGGAAAAGAATCTTACTGGTAATCAAGTGAGTGAATCTCAGTATTCGAAACTGCAAAAGATGAGTAGCCAACAAGCTCGCGGTGTGGAACAGCCTGTTAACCCTATCAACCGCAACCCTAAGCAAGTTCCATTTGCTGCTTTGCTTCCTACCTTAATATCCCAACTCGATAAAGACAGAGCTATGCAGCTCCGTACCCTTTATTCTAGACTTAAA AAAAATGAAATCCCCAAAGAGGGGTTCACACGACATGTGAAGGAGATTGTAGGTGATCAGATGCTTAGGATGGCAGTTAGTAAACTACAGCAG GTGGGTTTAAACCAGGGAAAAATGGGAATTCAAGCTCCTACtg aaatcaataataaaaaatctGAGTCTGATCCTCGTGGAGTCGTCCACCTTAACCAACTTCCGCCGTCAACAGGCAGTTCAGTTCCTGTGCAGGGATTTACAAATCATCCTCAGCATAACCAGATGCAGCGCCCACCAAGTTCGTTTCCTATGTATACCAGCTCTGGTAGTTTTCACTCATTCCCGGGTCCAAGCACCAATGTTTCTGGTTCCTCGTTGAGACCACACCTTCATGATTCCCATATGAGACATGTGGCACTTAACCAGGCCGTGGGATCAACTGGTCTTGGAGCACCTTCCCAGTCTACCACAAACATGATGACTGCGCCCAAGTTTGAGAGACCAGCTTCTGTAAATGATCCTAGTAGGGTTCAAGGCGGCGCTACTTCACACTTCCAGAACAGCTCATCGTTGCCTCTAAATTCTGTACCTAGTCAAGGATCATCACTGTCCCATGTGAAGCAAGAATCAGTTGAACAAAGTTTTGAACAGAATAAGGCAGCCCCAGGGACTTCGAAGGAGGATTTAGAGAAGGAGTCCTGTAGAATGGTTTTATCCGCACCTAGCAATATTGACGCTAACACATCA ATGAATGCTCGTGGTCCGTTGGGTACGTCACAAGCAGGATTTAATGCTAGGATGCCACCCAAAAAGCCAACTGTCGGTCAGAAGAAACCACTGGAGACATTAGGTTCTTCACCGCCACCACCAAG CAAGAAGCAAAAAGTGGTGCAGAATTCTATGGATCAAAGTATCGAACAGCTCAATGATGTCACTGCAGTCAGTGGTGTCAATCTCAGG gaagaggaagaacaatTATTTTCCGGGGGCAAGGAGGATAGTCGTGTTTCTGAAGCATCTCGTAGAGTTGTGCACGAAGAGGAAGAAAGATTAATTTTGCAGAAAAGTCCACTGCATAAAATGCTGGCAGAAATAA TGGCGAAAGTTGGGCTAAAGCAAATAAGCAATGATGTTGAACGGTGCTTGTCTTTG TGTGTGGAGGAAAGGATGCGAGGACTATTATCTCATATCATTCGGTTGTCAAAGCAG CGGGTTGATACTGAGAAATCTAGACACCGGACCTTTATCACGTCTGATATTCGGCTACAAATCAACGAAATGAACCACAAAATGAAAGAGGAATGGGAAAAGAAACAGGCTGAAGCAGAAAAACTTAAGAAATCAAGCGAG AGTGAAGAAGGTGATGGTGGAGTGGATAGtgagaaggagaaagaagaCAACCGTTCAAAGGGTTTGAAG GGAAATAAAGAGGACGACGACAAAATGAGAGCGACAGCAGCAAACGTTGCTGCTCGTGCTGCTGTAGGAGGAGATGACACGTTTTTGAAATGGCAACTAATGGCAGAAGCTCGTCAGAAGTCTGTATCCGAAACTGGAAAAGACGGGAATCAGAAAACTACTTCAGGTGGAGGAAGAAACTCCAAGGAGAGACAAGATGGTGGACGTCGGTTTTCTGGACCTG GTGGTCGAAGATTAGGGAAGAACCAAGGTCCATCGCTTCAACCAAAAGTGGTGAGGACAATCTCGGTGAAGGATGTGGTTGCTGTCCTAGAAAGGGAGCCTCAGATGTCTAAATCCACTCTAATGTATCGATTAATTCAATAG
- the LOC106349546 gene encoding transcription initiation factor TFIID subunit 4b isoform X1 codes for MDPSIFKLLEEDEDESMHSGADVDAFQAALNRDIEGSASLPTVQGNSQSPTEQFTTWTNGIRDSTINLHTQHSTHMKEELQGSRVENQHQRADESHPQDLHQAGQRWENPSQVPHPTEKNLTGNQVSESQYSKLQKMSSQQARGVEQPVNPINRNPKQVPFAALLPTLISQLDKDRAMQLRTLYSRLKKNEIPKEGFTRHVKEIVGDQMLRMAVSKLQQVGLNQGKMGIQAPTEINNKKSESDPRGVVHLNQLPPSTGSSVPVQGFTNHPQHNQMQRPPSSFPMYTSSGSFHSFPGPSTNVSGSSLRPHLHDSHMRHVALNQAVGSTGLGAPSQSTTNMMTAPKFERPASVNDPSRVQGGATSHFQNSSSLPLNSVPSQGSSLSHVKQESVEQSFEQNKAAPGTSKEDLEKESCRMVLSAPSNIDANTSMNARGPLGTSQAGFNARMPPKKPTVGQKKPLETLGSSPPPPSKKQKVVQNSMDQSIEQLNDVTAVSGVNLREEEEQLFSGGKEDSRVSEASRRVVHEEEERLILQKSPLHKMLAEIMAKVGLKQISNDVERCLSLCVEERMRGLLSHIIRLSKQRVDTEKSRHRTFITSDIRLQINEMNHKMKEEWEKKQAEAEKLKKSSESEEGDGGVDSEKEKEDNRSKGLKGNKEDDDKMRATAANVAARAAVGGDDTFLKWQLMAEARQKSVSETGKDGNQKTTSGGGRNSKERQDGGRRFSGPGGRRLGKNQGPSLQPKVVRTISVKDVVAVLEREPQMSKSTLMYRLIQ; via the exons atGGATCCTTCAATTTTCAAGCTCCTCGAAGAAGACGAG GATGAATCGATGCATTCGGGAGCTGATGTAGACGCCTTCCAGGCCGCTCTTAATCGAGATATTGAAGGTTCCGCTTCACTCCCCACTG TGCAAGGCAACAGCCAGTCTCCCACTGAACAGTTTACCACATGGACTAATGGTATCCGAGATTCTACCATCAATCTCCATACGCAACACAGCACCCATATGAAGGAGGAACTACAAGGATCACGTGTAGAAAATCAACACCAACGCGCTGATGAATCTCATCCTCAAGACCTCCACCAAGCAGGTCAGCGCTGGGAGAATCCTTCACAGGTGCCCCACCCAACGGAAAAGAATCTTACTGGTAATCAAGTGAGTGAATCTCAGTATTCGAAACTGCAAAAGATGAGTAGCCAACAAGCTCGCGGTGTGGAACAGCCTGTTAACCCTATCAACCGCAACCCTAAGCAAGTTCCATTTGCTGCTTTGCTTCCTACCTTAATATCCCAACTCGATAAAGACAGAGCTATGCAGCTCCGTACCCTTTATTCTAGACTTAAA AAAAATGAAATCCCCAAAGAGGGGTTCACACGACATGTGAAGGAGATTGTAGGTGATCAGATGCTTAGGATGGCAGTTAGTAAACTACAGCAG GTGGGTTTAAACCAGGGAAAAATGGGAATTCAAGCTCCTACtg aaatcaataataaaaaatctGAGTCTGATCCTCGTGGAGTCGTCCACCTTAACCAACTTCCGCCGTCAACAGGCAGTTCAGTTCCTGTGCAGGGATTTACAAATCATCCTCAGCATAACCAGATGCAGCGCCCACCAAGTTCGTTTCCTATGTATACCAGCTCTGGTAGTTTTCACTCATTCCCGGGTCCAAGCACCAATGTTTCTGGTTCCTCGTTGAGACCACACCTTCATGATTCCCATATGAGACATGTGGCACTTAACCAGGCCGTGGGATCAACTGGTCTTGGAGCACCTTCCCAGTCTACCACAAACATGATGACTGCGCCCAAGTTTGAGAGACCAGCTTCTGTAAATGATCCTAGTAGGGTTCAAGGCGGCGCTACTTCACACTTCCAGAACAGCTCATCGTTGCCTCTAAATTCTGTACCTAGTCAAGGATCATCACTGTCCCATGTGAAGCAAGAATCAGTTGAACAAAGTTTTGAACAGAATAAGGCAGCCCCAGGGACTTCGAAGGAGGATTTAGAGAAGGAGTCCTGTAGAATGGTTTTATCCGCACCTAGCAATATTGACGCTAACACATCA ATGAATGCTCGTGGTCCGTTGGGTACGTCACAAGCAGGATTTAATGCTAGGATGCCACCCAAAAAGCCAACTGTCGGTCAGAAGAAACCACTGGAGACATTAGGTTCTTCACCGCCACCACCAAG CAAGAAGCAAAAAGTGGTGCAGAATTCTATGGATCAAAGTATCGAACAGCTCAATGATGTCACTGCAGTCAGTGGTGTCAATCTCAGG gaagaggaagaacaatTATTTTCCGGGGGCAAGGAGGATAGTCGTGTTTCTGAAGCATCTCGTAGAGTTGTGCACGAAGAGGAAGAAAGATTAATTTTGCAGAAAAGTCCACTGCATAAAATGCTGGCAGAAATAA TGGCGAAAGTTGGGCTAAAGCAAATAAGCAATGATGTTGAACGGTGCTTGTCTTTG TGTGTGGAGGAAAGGATGCGAGGACTATTATCTCATATCATTCGGTTGTCAAAGCAG CGGGTTGATACTGAGAAATCTAGACACCGGACCTTTATCACGTCTGATATTCGGCTACAAATCAACGAAATGAACCACAAAATGAAAGAGGAATGGGAAAAGAAACAGGCTGAAGCAGAAAAACTTAAGAAATCAAGCGAG AGTGAAGAAGGTGATGGTGGAGTGGATAGtgagaaggagaaagaagaCAACCGTTCAAAGGGTTTGAAG GGAAATAAAGAGGACGACGACAAAATGAGAGCGACAGCAGCAAACGTTGCTGCTCGTGCTGCTGTAGGAGGAGATGACACGTTTTTGAAATGGCAACTAATGGCAGAAGCTCGTCAGAAGTCTGTATCCGAAACTGGAAAAGACGGGAATCAGAAAACTACTTCAGGTGGAGGAAGAAACTCCAAGGAGAGACAAGATGGTGGACGTCGGTTTTCTGGACCTG GTGGTCGAAGATTAGGGAAGAACCAAGGTCCATCGCTTCAACCAAAAGTGGTGAGGACAATCTCGGTGAAGGATGTGGTTGCTGTCCTAGAAAGGGAGCCTCAGATGTCTAAATCCACTCTAATGTATCGATTAATTCAATAG
- the LOC106352489 gene encoding uncharacterized protein LOC106352489 has translation MDHFSCKGTNKMARRSHAVVGFRPCCFFCVMEEKDPCLRKAWLELSLSDMHMTRDDTELALTLSFIWRFAMADPENPELPSLGVFECMAKLLKKSLEDTEWVTTGQNVYVPYYAAHIIGSYTMKKPDFAVKAVESGVIAPLVELMRGKMSWVEQRVVVRALGHLASYERTFEAVAAYEDEVVRLAMDIATTCVYVVYEEFVSVQEREGRVRYHCDLLTRGLGGLEMEDRKAEEWASQLQCWSLHLLSCFAYKQMSISLICNKNFLKELSQMWGGLVNHTSPASIGLIRILCYSKQGRGHVSDSREMILSLCNLSRSSDDWQYMGVDCLLLLLKDQETRYKVLETSLFYLVDLVELKALNDRPNLGDRITRVLLMDNNRKKGYAYTYKAQKALKEIWRIKVERRKRERKLIEGDNQERLAEASVVVNLIKKQANQFLCVGDIEGAIKCYNEAIGLCPLKLRRKRMSLFSDRGECYLLIGDADAAISDCTRALCLSEPVNTHGKSLWTRSRAYDIKGLSRESLMDCIMFVNVRSFRGKIPYYAAQMISKQIESTCLFEEARATRLRKMMLKDKIHGLSTITEEPRKKKERKKPDRLD, from the exons ATGGACCACTTCTCTTGCAAGGGTACAAACAAGATGGCCAGGAGGTCCCACGCTGTTGTCGGCTTCAGACCGTGTTGTTTCTTTTGTGTCATGGAAGAAAAAGACCCTTGTCTTAGAAAAGCATGGTTAGAGTTATCTCTTAGTGATATGCACATGACAAGAGACGACACAGAGCTCGCTCTCACACTCAGTTTCATCTGGAGATTCGCCATGGCCGACCCCGAGAACCCCGAGTTACCGTCTCTGGGGGTCTTCGAGTGCATGGCAAAGTTGTTGAAGAAAAGTCTTGAGGATACGGAATGGGTAACGACTGGTCAAAATGTGTATGTTCCATACTACGCAGCTCATATCATTGGATCTTACACCATGAAGAAGCCTGACTTTGCTGTGAAAGCTGTGGAGTCCGGTGTCATAGCTCCATTAGTGGAGCTTATGAGAGGGAAAATGAGTTGGGTCGAGCAAAGAGTGGTGGTTAGGGCGTTAGGCCACTTAGCGAGCTACGAGAGGACGTTTGAGGCAGTGGCTGCTTACGAGGATGAAGTGGTGAGATTAGCCATGGACATTGCAACGACATGTGTATATGTTGTGTACGAAGAGTTTGTGAGTGTtcaagaaagagaaggaagagtgAGATATCATTGTGACTTGCTGACAAGAGGACTTGGAGGGTTAGAGATGGAAGACAGAAAAGCTGAGGAATGGGCAAGCCAACTCCAGTGCTGGTCACTTCATTTACTCAGTTGCTTTGCCTACAAGCAAATGTCTATTTCTCTTATTTGCAACAAAAACTTTCTCAAGGAGCTTAGCCAAATGTGGGGTGGATTGGTTAACCACACTTCTCCTGCGAGCATCGGGCTAATCCGGATTCTATGTTATAGCAAACAAGGGCGAGGACATGTTTCAGATTCCAGAGAAATGATATTGAGCCTATGCAATCTCTCCCGTTCTTCTGATGATTGGCAATACATGGGTGTAGATTGTCTATTGCTTCTGCTCAAAGACCAAGAAACAAGGTACAAAGTCTTAGAGACATCATTGTTTTATCTAGTAGACCTAGTTGAGCTTAAAGCTCTTAATGATAGACCAAACCTAGGTGATAGAATAACTAGGGTTCTTCTAATGGATAACAATAGAAAGAAAGGTTATGCTTACACATACAAGGCCCAAAAGGCTTTGAAAGAAATATGGAGGATTAAAGTAGAGAGGAGAAAGAGGGAGAGAAAGCTTATAGAGGGAGATAATCAAGAAAGGTTGGCAGAGGCTAGTGTAGTTGTGAATTTGATTAAGAAGCAAGCAAATCAATTTCTTTGTGTAGGAGACATAGAGGGAGCTATTAAATGCTACAACGAAGCAATAGGATTATGCCCTTTGAAACTTAGGAGAAAGAGAATGAGTCTATTTAGCGATAGAGGAGAGTGTTACTTACTTATCGGAGATGCAGACGCAGCCATAAGTGATTGCACAAGAGCTCTTTGCTTGTCTGAACCTGTGAATACGCATGGTAAGAGTCTCTGGACAAGGTCAAGAGCTTATGACATCAAAGGGCTTTCAAGAGAAAGCTTGATGGACTGTATCATGTTCGTTAATGTCCGGTCCTTTCGTGGCAAAATCCCTTACTATGCTGCTCAAATGATCAGCAAACAGATAGAGTCAACGTGTCTGTTTGAAGAGGCTAGAGCAACAAGGCTTCGAAAGATGATGCTCAAGGACAAAATTCATG GCTTATCCACGATAACAGAAGAACCCCGGAAGAAGAAGGAAAGGAAGAAACCTGATCGCTTGGACTGA